Proteins encoded together in one Papaver somniferum cultivar HN1 unplaced genomic scaffold, ASM357369v1 unplaced-scaffold_21, whole genome shotgun sequence window:
- the LOC113339350 gene encoding leucine-rich repeat extensin-like protein 3 produces the protein MDVAVGDYTTCPAGSNYRQTIVGSGGRDFRCGPATCPNRCNNLCGGVQNVRKIHCQANSGVFNIQTIFCACCCGASPSPPPPPRQSPPPPKASPPPPPPSPPPPSPPPPPPSPPPPSPPPPPPSPPPPSPPPPPPSPPPPPPPSDARDQCSPEFTSYSSTVVTDCTLCPVCSCPGGVPPPLEGCILNYCSCCCPTTLTSSSTIPGSSLFAAA, from the exons atgg ATGTTGCAGTGGGGGATTACACCACATGTCCCGCTGGATCAAATTATAGACAAACAATTGTAGGTAGCGGTGGTCGTGATTTCAGGTGTGGCCCCGCAACCTGCCCTAACAGATGCAACAACTTATGTGGCGGCGTACAGAATGTACGGAAGATCCACTGCCAAGCAAACTCAGGTGTTTTCAATATCCAAACAATTTTTTGTGCGTGTTGTTGCGGGGCTTCCCCTTCTCCTCCACCACCCCCACGTCAATCACCACCACCTCCTAAAGCATCCCCGCCGCCTCCACCGCCATCACCTCCtcctccatctccaccaccaccaccaccatcacccccacctccatctccaccaccaccaccgccatcaccccctcctccatcaccaccaccaccaccgccatctccaccaccaccaccaccaccatcagatGCACGAGATCAATGCAGTCCTGAATTTACATCTTATTCTTCGACTGTAGTGACAGATTGCACCCTTTGTCCCGTTTGTAGTTGTCCTGGTGGTGTACCTCCACCGCTTGAGGGGTGCATTCTAAATTACTGCAGTTGTTGTTGCCCAACTACCcttacatcatcatcaacaattccTGGTTCGTCATTATTCGCAGCTGCATAg